A window of Alkalicoccobacillus plakortidis contains these coding sequences:
- a CDS encoding ABC transporter substrate-binding protein encodes MHPIDHFKVLCKPFHHVQIGDRVPVSVAELEEIFFCTRRNVILILKKLSHLGWIEWIPGVGRSKQSYLIFQKSLQELLLERIQELFKKEKIREAILLLEELDLTNEWKEEVSGWLNEKLGFHQEVFQGEHKDVLQFPYFRKLSSLDPLKAIRQTELHIIEQIYDGLLKRDANSGEVVAHIAHAWESDESATEWTFYLRKHVLFHDGRELTSQDVRYTLQRLNKAGVWMYTGLHTIVCVDRYTIRLAFSDACPLLPRYLANPQSVIQREDLLDKPIGTGPFRLIAQHSELIEFHAFDQYFAGRPLLDVVRMWILPSFFNESLHQRSDIQFFPFLPSGREEIHQWNQVSRIDLERKVLICHTKKRGFMQDSQVREAVAQSIDSNQLIKELGENRYKSCETLYTEVDKRQADFHDQNLIENIPLTLYTNDTSLNVADAEWLADFLGRKHIALDVVTVPIHDLVQKSVWDKADLILFSMVNLCDRELSYLQFLFGHDGAVLQMFEDELSKQIKALGKEASLEKNPSKILHQIDKLLIDSTSVIPLYKTSQHAFVHPAARGAELDDFGFLQYQKCWFR; translated from the coding sequence ATGCATCCTATAGACCATTTCAAAGTGCTATGCAAACCATTTCATCATGTTCAGATCGGTGATCGAGTACCTGTATCTGTTGCTGAATTAGAGGAGATCTTTTTCTGTACGAGACGAAACGTTATTTTGATTTTGAAAAAGCTGAGCCATTTAGGCTGGATTGAATGGATTCCGGGAGTAGGTAGGTCAAAGCAATCCTATTTAATTTTCCAAAAATCACTTCAGGAACTTCTGTTAGAGCGGATACAGGAACTCTTTAAAAAGGAAAAGATTCGCGAGGCTATTCTTCTTCTTGAGGAACTTGATCTAACAAACGAGTGGAAGGAAGAGGTTTCGGGATGGTTGAATGAAAAACTGGGTTTTCATCAAGAAGTATTTCAAGGCGAACATAAGGATGTATTACAGTTTCCATACTTTAGAAAGTTGTCTAGTTTAGACCCGTTAAAGGCTATTCGTCAAACAGAGCTTCACATCATCGAGCAGATATATGATGGACTATTAAAGAGAGATGCAAACAGTGGAGAAGTGGTTGCTCATATTGCTCATGCTTGGGAGTCGGATGAGAGTGCAACTGAGTGGACCTTTTATTTGCGTAAGCATGTTTTATTTCATGATGGCAGGGAACTAACATCACAAGACGTGAGGTATACATTACAGAGGTTAAATAAAGCAGGGGTCTGGATGTATACAGGATTACACACAATTGTCTGTGTTGACCGGTATACGATTCGACTGGCCTTTAGCGATGCTTGTCCACTGTTACCACGGTATCTTGCAAACCCTCAGTCAGTAATCCAGCGTGAAGATCTGCTTGATAAACCAATTGGTACAGGGCCGTTTCGACTTATTGCTCAACACTCGGAGTTAATTGAATTTCACGCGTTTGATCAATATTTTGCTGGTAGACCACTTCTTGATGTGGTTCGTATGTGGATTCTACCTTCGTTTTTTAATGAGTCATTGCATCAGAGATCGGATATTCAGTTCTTTCCTTTCCTACCAAGTGGAAGAGAAGAGATTCATCAATGGAATCAGGTATCACGAATTGATCTTGAACGAAAGGTCTTAATTTGTCATACGAAAAAGCGAGGATTCATGCAGGATTCTCAAGTAAGGGAGGCAGTAGCTCAATCCATTGATTCTAATCAACTGATCAAAGAGCTAGGTGAAAATCGATACAAAAGCTGTGAGACACTTTATACTGAGGTTGACAAAAGACAGGCTGATTTTCATGATCAAAATCTTATAGAAAATATCCCCCTCACCCTTTATACAAATGATACGTCGTTAAATGTTGCTGATGCAGAATGGCTTGCAGATTTCCTTGGTAGAAAGCATATTGCATTAGATGTAGTGACCGTTCCAATCCATGATTTGGTACAAAAAAGTGTCTGGGATAAGGCTGATCTTATTCTTTTCTCTATGGTGAACCTTTGTGATCGAGAGCTATCTTATCTACAGTTTTTATTTGGTCATGATGGAGCAGTACTACAGATGTTTGAGGATGAGCTTTCTAAACAGATCAAAGCATTGGGGAAAGAAGCATCTCTTGAAAAGAACCCTAGCAAAATTCTACACCAAATCGACAAGCTTCTGATAGACTCCACCTCCGTAATTCCGTTGTACAAAACATCACAGCATGCGTTTGTTCACCCTGCTGCAAGAGGGGCAGAGCTTGATGATTTTGGTTTTCTTCAGTATCAGAAGTGTTGGTTTCGATAA
- a CDS encoding MFS transporter produces the protein MLYDWANSAYSVIISTAIFPLFFKAGADAAGITSVNSTAYLGYTIAVATFILAMLSPILGTIADYDGLKKKFFTFFFVIGVVSTAMLAIVPYDSWLALLVLYTITSIGFAGANVFYDAFLVDVTKEEKMDDLSARGYGWGYIGSAIPFLVCIIIIMLSQMEILPLSMTAASQISFVITAIWWAVFTIPMLRHVRQIHFIKRESKPIIKSFKRLGKTIKDIRHYKSLVLFLLAYFFYIDGVGTIIKMSTAYGSDLGISATSLLLILFLTQVVAAPFAILYGRLANRFTGKRMLYVGIGVYIIVCIYAYFLKTAVDFWILAMLVATSQGGIQALSRSYYAKLIPKDRANEFFGFYNIFGKFAAVMGPLLLAVTAQLTGSSSTGVFSLVLLFIIGGILLAFVPETKEEAGLSG, from the coding sequence ATGCTATATGATTGGGCTAATTCAGCATATTCAGTTATTATTTCTACGGCTATTTTTCCATTGTTTTTTAAAGCTGGCGCCGATGCAGCTGGTATCACAAGCGTAAACTCAACAGCCTACTTAGGCTATACAATCGCGGTTGCAACCTTTATCCTAGCGATGCTCAGCCCCATTCTAGGTACAATTGCAGATTACGACGGGTTGAAGAAAAAGTTCTTTACGTTCTTCTTTGTCATCGGAGTTGTGTCAACAGCTATGCTGGCCATTGTCCCGTATGATAGTTGGTTGGCATTATTAGTTTTGTATACGATTACATCCATTGGTTTTGCTGGTGCAAATGTCTTTTACGATGCGTTTTTAGTTGATGTAACTAAAGAGGAAAAGATGGATGATCTCTCCGCTCGCGGTTATGGGTGGGGCTATATTGGAAGTGCGATTCCCTTTCTAGTTTGTATAATTATCATTATGTTATCGCAAATGGAGATTCTCCCACTTTCGATGACAGCTGCAAGTCAAATATCATTTGTCATCACGGCGATATGGTGGGCTGTTTTTACCATTCCGATGCTTCGCCATGTCAGGCAAATTCATTTTATTAAGAGAGAATCCAAACCTATTATAAAAAGCTTTAAGCGATTAGGTAAAACGATAAAAGATATTCGTCATTATAAATCACTCGTACTCTTCCTACTTGCTTATTTCTTTTATATTGATGGGGTAGGCACGATTATTAAAATGTCCACTGCGTATGGAAGTGACCTGGGTATTTCGGCTACTAGTCTGTTATTAATCCTATTTTTGACTCAGGTTGTAGCAGCGCCTTTTGCCATTTTGTATGGAAGGCTTGCCAATCGATTTACGGGTAAAAGGATGCTGTATGTTGGAATCGGAGTATATATCATTGTGTGTATTTACGCGTATTTCTTAAAAACGGCCGTCGACTTTTGGATACTGGCGATGCTAGTTGCGACCTCACAAGGAGGCATACAAGCATTAAGTCGCTCCTACTACGCGAAGCTTATTCCAAAGGATCGAGCGAATGAATTTTTTGGTTTTTATAATATTTTCGGCAAATTTGCAGCTGTAATGGGGCCGTTGCTCTTGGCGGTTACTGCACAGTTAACAGGGAGCTCAAGCACTGGAGTCTTCAGCCTGGTTCTCCTGTTTATCATTGGAGGAATTCTCCTAGCCTTTGTGCCTGAGACGAAGGAAGAGGCTGGGTTGAGTGGGTGA
- a CDS encoding YIP1 family protein, with amino-acid sequence MEGRLNPWLQIWIQPREVINQQLERENREKYFILMVMVYGTLSVFTGYEQNDMDVNIGRIILISIVAGVLLGPLIFYFTSWLTAVVGRWIGGRGEPGDLRVATVRGAYIPGLAIIAVNLIQLAVEGKIYFVSSYAQFEAMQLGLIEGTSEYPLISILTYIAVVWTFVINVNAVGAAHGFSAWKALLLVVIIGFIIAIPLVLVTMLLVSFGLI; translated from the coding sequence ATGGAAGGAAGGTTAAATCCCTGGCTCCAGATATGGATACAGCCGAGGGAGGTTATTAATCAGCAGCTTGAGCGTGAAAATCGAGAAAAGTACTTTATCTTAATGGTGATGGTGTACGGCACTCTTAGTGTTTTTACTGGATATGAACAAAATGATATGGATGTAAACATTGGTCGAATTATTTTAATTAGTATTGTAGCGGGAGTTCTATTAGGACCATTAATTTTTTATTTTACTTCTTGGCTAACAGCTGTGGTCGGTCGATGGATTGGTGGCAGGGGGGAACCTGGCGACCTTCGAGTGGCAACAGTCCGTGGTGCGTATATTCCAGGTTTAGCAATTATTGCAGTGAATTTAATTCAACTAGCTGTAGAAGGAAAGATATATTTTGTTAGCTCATATGCTCAGTTTGAAGCTATGCAACTTGGTTTAATTGAAGGAACAAGTGAGTACCCGTTGATAAGCATACTTACTTATATAGCAGTCGTTTGGACATTTGTCATAAATGTAAATGCTGTTGGAGCTGCACATGGTTTCTCAGCATGGAAGGCATTATTATTAGTCGTTATCATTGGATTCATTATTGCTATTCCGTTAGTCCTCGTTACAATGTTACTTGTTTCGTTTGGTTTGATTTAG
- a CDS encoding DUF4021 domain-containing protein has protein sequence MKDRKHDQHPDQKQKDPLSNEADSIGLDQDEQEMNGDYGMPETEFENEQHKNQN, from the coding sequence ATGAAAGATCGCAAACATGATCAACATCCTGATCAAAAACAAAAAGATCCACTTTCAAATGAAGCTGACTCTATTGGACTAGATCAAGATGAACAAGAAATGAACGGAGATTACGGCATGCCCGAGACAGAATTTGAAAATGAACAGCATAAAAACCAGAATTAA
- a CDS encoding GNAT family N-acetyltransferase, giving the protein MIIKKLQSDKEAPWDLLLSADPSKQLVQNYLDKGECYVAQQDSQIVGVIVVCPIDVHKLEIMNIAVTEDLHGQGIGKQLIRAVLEEAKEKGFHLVEVGTGNSSFDALRFYQKCGFRINSIDFDFFVRNYSEKIMENGIWCRDMVRLVYTFNT; this is encoded by the coding sequence ATGATCATTAAAAAACTACAATCAGATAAAGAAGCTCCATGGGATTTGCTCTTATCAGCAGATCCTTCTAAACAGTTGGTTCAGAATTACCTTGATAAAGGAGAATGCTATGTAGCCCAACAAGATAGCCAAATCGTTGGTGTTATTGTAGTCTGTCCAATCGATGTGCATAAGCTTGAAATAATGAACATTGCAGTAACGGAAGACCTACATGGTCAAGGAATAGGGAAGCAGTTAATTAGAGCTGTTTTGGAAGAGGCCAAAGAAAAGGGTTTTCATTTAGTTGAGGTTGGTACCGGTAATTCAAGTTTTGATGCTTTACGTTTTTATCAAAAATGCGGGTTTAGAATCAATAGTATCGATTTTGATTTTTTTGTGAGAAATTATTCTGAAAAGATTATGGAGAATGGCATATGGTGTAGAGATATGGTGAGGTTAGTCTATACGTTCAATACGTAA
- a CDS encoding glucose 1-dehydrogenase, with protein MSNRYDGKVVIITGAGSGLGQSAALLLAKEGAKLSLVDLNNDSLEATKDLILKETPHADVLLITADVADEEAVKNYVDGTVKTFGQIDAFYNNAGVEGKQAPLAEYDSEVFNKVTDININGVFYGMKYVLPVMKEQGYGSILNVASVGGIRAVLNQAAYVASKHAVAGLTKTAAIDYGQYGISINAIAPGVILTAMVEGSFKQIGGDNWEQAMADFVSVNPKKRFGKPEEVSKVVSFLLSGEAEFVNGQVIAIDGGQSSQY; from the coding sequence ATGAGTAATCGTTATGATGGTAAAGTTGTTATTATCACTGGAGCAGGATCAGGTTTAGGGCAGTCTGCAGCATTATTGCTAGCGAAAGAGGGAGCAAAGCTTTCATTAGTTGATTTAAACAATGATTCGCTTGAAGCGACTAAAGACCTAATTCTAAAAGAGACACCTCATGCTGATGTGCTACTGATCACTGCGGATGTAGCAGATGAAGAAGCGGTGAAAAACTATGTAGATGGTACTGTAAAAACATTTGGTCAAATCGACGCGTTCTACAACAATGCGGGCGTTGAAGGAAAACAAGCACCATTAGCTGAGTATGATAGTGAAGTATTTAATAAAGTGACTGATATAAATATAAATGGTGTGTTCTACGGTATGAAATATGTGTTACCGGTTATGAAGGAACAAGGCTATGGTTCTATCTTGAACGTTGCCTCTGTTGGGGGAATTCGTGCTGTCCTAAATCAAGCGGCATATGTGGCAAGTAAGCATGCTGTAGCAGGATTAACAAAAACAGCTGCAATTGATTACGGACAGTATGGAATTAGTATCAATGCCATTGCGCCAGGGGTTATCCTAACAGCAATGGTAGAAGGTTCATTCAAACAAATTGGTGGAGATAACTGGGAGCAGGCAATGGCTGACTTCGTAAGTGTAAATCCTAAGAAACGTTTTGGTAAACCGGAAGAAGTATCTAAAGTGGTTTCGTTTTTACTTTCAGGAGAAGCTGAATTTGTAAACGGACAAGTAATTGCCATTGATGGCGGACAATCATCACAGTACTAA
- a CDS encoding DMT family transporter has product MYKMTAILAGVIVTILWSSSYILNEWAFDEGIGPLTLAGTRYVVASFMLMMVMKGIGLFQTKDTRPYSPLKWRYILIIGLTGFTMAQGLQYAGQFFMNPTQTSLLLSIGNTCMVLLVDFLWLKESKNRTSIYALIGLTIGVLFYFYPWNFQEAGLIGIIFVLFSSVGYALNLTINRHFISQKEVRTEDLIIRPMFIGSIGLLGLGVTIEGLPSFSTNLLLIILWLGAVNGGLAFYLWTWSQKYLKAFESSLLNNLMLIEIALMDMMLLHRQLTVSQITGVLLIAVMIAYVQIGPNLKKYKAKTPTINR; this is encoded by the coding sequence ATGTACAAAATGACCGCCATACTAGCAGGTGTGATCGTAACAATTCTTTGGTCGAGTTCTTATATTCTTAACGAATGGGCTTTTGACGAAGGTATAGGTCCTTTAACCCTTGCAGGCACAAGATATGTGGTAGCTTCGTTTATGCTTATGATGGTTATGAAAGGCATCGGATTATTTCAGACAAAAGATACGCGTCCCTATTCACCGCTCAAATGGAGATATATTCTCATTATTGGGTTGACTGGTTTTACAATGGCACAAGGCCTACAATATGCCGGACAGTTTTTTATGAATCCCACTCAAACCTCATTACTTTTAAGTATCGGCAATACGTGTATGGTACTTCTTGTAGACTTCCTCTGGTTAAAAGAAAGCAAAAACCGAACTTCGATATATGCGCTTATCGGATTAACTATTGGCGTTTTGTTTTATTTTTACCCTTGGAATTTTCAAGAGGCAGGGCTGATTGGAATTATATTCGTTCTCTTTTCTTCCGTCGGTTATGCGTTAAACCTTACAATTAACCGTCATTTCATTAGTCAAAAAGAAGTCCGCACAGAAGATCTTATCATTCGCCCAATGTTTATCGGTTCAATTGGGCTATTAGGACTTGGCGTTACAATCGAAGGTCTGCCTTCTTTTTCAACAAATCTGCTGCTAATAATTCTCTGGTTAGGTGCAGTTAATGGCGGCCTTGCATTTTATCTTTGGACATGGAGCCAGAAATACCTTAAAGCATTTGAAAGCAGTTTACTTAATAACTTGATGTTGATCGAAATTGCCTTAATGGATATGATGTTGCTTCACCGACAATTAACCGTATCCCAAATCACCGGAGTCCTTCTCATTGCCGTGATGATAGCCTATGTACAAATCGGGCCGAATTTGAAAAAGTACAAAGCAAAAACCCCTACCATAAACAGGTAG
- a CDS encoding class I SAM-dependent methyltransferase, translated as MTQKQDTWNATLYDASHSFVSSFGTALIDLLNPQKGEHILDLGCGTGDLAALLDQSGVSAVGVDKSEAMVEQARSKYPTLAFDVKDATNLGFYNEFDAVFSNATLHWVKPPEQALSNIYASLKSGGRFVAEFGGKGNVKQMTDELMKQLDQQGAPNSQERFPWYYPSIGEYTTLMEQAGFRVIFAQHFDRPTPLEGQDGLRNWISMFGSSFLEGLSISEQDIVISNTESALKERLYKEGQWVADYKRIRTIGIKE; from the coding sequence ATGACACAGAAACAAGATACGTGGAATGCTACTTTGTATGATGCTAGTCATTCATTTGTCTCATCCTTTGGGACAGCACTAATTGATCTACTTAACCCACAAAAAGGTGAACACATTCTTGATCTTGGTTGTGGAACTGGTGATTTGGCAGCCCTCCTAGATCAATCAGGAGTTTCTGCTGTTGGAGTCGATAAATCGGAGGCAATGGTAGAACAAGCTCGCAGTAAGTATCCTACTCTTGCTTTTGACGTTAAGGATGCAACGAACCTAGGCTTCTATAATGAATTTGATGCTGTCTTCTCAAATGCGACGCTCCATTGGGTCAAACCTCCTGAACAGGCACTATCCAATATCTACGCTAGCCTAAAATCTGGCGGAAGATTTGTTGCCGAATTTGGAGGGAAAGGCAACGTGAAGCAAATGACAGATGAACTGATGAAACAGCTAGATCAACAAGGCGCACCAAACAGTCAGGAACGGTTTCCTTGGTATTACCCTAGCATCGGTGAGTATACTACATTGATGGAACAAGCTGGATTTAGGGTGATTTTTGCTCAGCATTTTGATCGACCAACTCCTCTTGAGGGACAAGATGGACTAAGAAATTGGATTAGCATGTTTGGCAGTAGCTTTCTAGAAGGTCTTTCCATCTCCGAACAAGACATAGTCATTTCTAATACAGAATCCGCCCTAAAAGAACGGCTATATAAGGAAGGTCAGTGGGTCGCTGATTATAAACGGATTCGAACTATTGGTATCAAAGAGTAA
- a CDS encoding mandelate racemase/muconate lactonizing enzyme family protein → MKIVSIKEKAVPISSSIRNSFIDFSKMNASIVAIQTDVIRDGKPVIGYGFNSNGRYAPSGLLRERFIPRLLEAAPEDITNNEGTNLDPHKIFNVLMTNEKPGGHGERTVAIGTLDMAVWDAVAKIEGVPLYKLLADQYGDGTIDEKVFVYAAGGYYMPNKGLIELQDEMKGYLEAGYTKVKMKVGGDSIAEDVRRIEAVLKVVGSGDNLLVDANGRFNLKEAIAFGEAVKDYKLYWYEEAGDPLDYELQAKLSEVYPHAMATGENLFSLQDATNLIRHGGMNPKTDFLQFDCALSYGLTEYMRILEMLKENGWSSRNCIPHGGHQMSLNIAAGLGLAGNESYPGVFQPFGGFADNYKVENGHVGLPDIPGVGFEAKENLYTLLKTLN, encoded by the coding sequence TTGAAGATTGTTAGTATTAAAGAGAAAGCCGTGCCAATTAGTAGCAGTATTCGTAATTCCTTTATTGATTTTAGTAAAATGAACGCCTCGATTGTCGCGATCCAAACCGATGTTATACGAGACGGGAAACCAGTCATAGGTTATGGATTTAATTCAAATGGCCGATATGCTCCATCAGGACTTTTACGTGAACGATTTATTCCGCGCTTACTTGAAGCTGCCCCTGAAGACATTACAAATAATGAGGGAACGAACTTAGATCCTCATAAAATTTTTAACGTACTCATGACCAATGAAAAACCGGGCGGTCATGGAGAACGAACTGTTGCAATTGGTACACTTGATATGGCAGTATGGGATGCCGTTGCTAAGATTGAAGGAGTTCCTTTATACAAGCTGCTCGCAGATCAATACGGGGATGGCACGATTGATGAGAAGGTATTTGTCTATGCAGCTGGTGGCTACTACATGCCAAATAAAGGCCTGATCGAATTACAAGATGAGATGAAGGGCTATCTCGAAGCGGGCTATACAAAAGTAAAAATGAAGGTTGGCGGTGACTCTATTGCAGAGGATGTCAGAAGAATCGAAGCCGTGCTGAAGGTTGTTGGCTCAGGAGACAATCTCCTAGTCGATGCTAATGGACGCTTTAACCTTAAAGAAGCCATCGCATTTGGAGAAGCTGTAAAAGACTATAAGCTCTATTGGTACGAAGAAGCAGGAGACCCACTGGATTATGAGCTGCAGGCAAAACTATCTGAAGTCTATCCTCATGCCATGGCAACAGGGGAGAATCTCTTCTCCCTACAAGACGCAACCAACCTTATCCGACATGGCGGCATGAACCCTAAAACGGACTTTTTACAATTTGATTGTGCCTTAAGCTATGGCCTGACCGAATATATGAGAATTCTAGAGATGCTAAAAGAAAATGGTTGGTCCTCCCGAAACTGTATCCCTCACGGCGGACATCAAATGTCTCTAAATATCGCCGCAGGACTTGGATTAGCCGGAAATGAATCTTACCCAGGTGTGTTCCAACCATTTGGTGGATTCGCCGATAACTATAAAGTCGAAAATGGGCACGTCGGCCTCCCTGACATCCCAGGCGTAGGATTTGAAGCCAAAGAAAACCTCTATACCCTTTTGAAGACACTGAACTAA
- a CDS encoding YqcI/YcgG family protein produces the protein MENRFLLTKDEISNPALVPEWLTQEYRTFHEIVTDKTFPCYFGMKAENKGELRYAYLSQEDWSNLPKAVDQFLQLFTSPPFIRHGLFVFVEPEKEERSLDYYRAYFWRILQYLHEEDPVPWPKETPRDPEHYLWDFHFAGEPIFAFGNAQAYKQRKTRDLGNSLILGFQPRKIFQGLEGTEKGGIMSREKVRERVEVWDQLPTHPDISHFGDPNHNEWKQFFIGDDSEPVTGKCPFFHKD, from the coding sequence ATGGAAAATAGATTTTTACTAACAAAGGATGAAATCAGTAATCCAGCTTTAGTTCCTGAGTGGCTTACACAAGAGTATCGTACCTTTCATGAGATTGTTACGGACAAAACATTTCCTTGTTATTTTGGAATGAAGGCTGAGAATAAAGGTGAGTTGCGATATGCCTATTTGTCGCAGGAGGATTGGTCTAACCTCCCTAAGGCTGTGGATCAATTTCTTCAGTTGTTTACAAGCCCTCCCTTTATCAGGCATGGGCTTTTTGTGTTTGTAGAACCTGAAAAAGAAGAGCGATCACTTGATTATTATCGCGCTTACTTTTGGAGGATTCTACAGTACTTACACGAAGAAGACCCTGTTCCATGGCCGAAAGAAACCCCACGTGATCCGGAGCATTATTTGTGGGATTTTCATTTTGCAGGAGAGCCAATCTTTGCTTTTGGAAATGCACAAGCTTATAAGCAACGCAAAACAAGAGATCTAGGGAATAGTTTAATCTTAGGTTTTCAACCACGAAAGATCTTTCAAGGGCTTGAAGGAACTGAAAAAGGGGGAATTATGTCGCGGGAGAAGGTTAGGGAGAGAGTAGAAGTATGGGATCAGCTACCAACGCACCCTGACATCAGCCATTTTGGTGATCCAAATCATAATGAGTGGAAGCAGTTTTTTATTGGGGATGATAGTGAACCGGTCACGGGGAAATGCCCCTTTTTTCATAAGGACTGA
- a CDS encoding YIP1 family protein has product MENEQQNVERLNPWLHIWVKPRAVIRQELDKSNREKNFILLAIIIGMLTAITAYEQQSFGLNYGLMALIVLIGGPVLGIITLYFGSWINAVVGRWIGGVGRASDLRVSMVRGSMVPSLATVAISLVDLLIRGEEYFVSVDTLVEVRGMNILDMVTGGTPPILVLLSVIAFIWLAVVNLKSIGEAHGFSAWMALLTGVIIAAILVIPFMILGMIVAAFFIAI; this is encoded by the coding sequence GTGGAGAATGAACAACAGAATGTTGAAAGATTAAATCCGTGGTTACATATTTGGGTTAAGCCAAGGGCGGTTATTAGACAGGAACTGGATAAGTCGAACCGTGAGAAGAATTTTATTTTACTTGCCATTATTATTGGAATGCTTACTGCGATCACTGCCTACGAACAACAAAGTTTTGGACTAAATTATGGACTTATGGCTCTCATTGTTCTTATAGGTGGTCCAGTTTTAGGGATTATTACGCTTTATTTTGGTTCATGGATTAATGCAGTTGTTGGACGGTGGATTGGAGGAGTGGGAAGAGCCTCGGATCTTAGAGTGTCTATGGTTAGGGGATCAATGGTGCCATCACTAGCTACGGTTGCTATCAGTCTAGTTGATCTATTAATACGTGGAGAAGAATATTTTGTCAGTGTTGATACTCTTGTAGAAGTAAGAGGTATGAACATATTAGACATGGTAACTGGTGGTACACCACCTATATTAGTGTTGCTATCAGTTATTGCTTTTATTTGGTTAGCGGTAGTTAACCTAAAATCAATAGGTGAAGCACACGGTTTCTCTGCATGGATGGCACTTCTTACAGGAGTAATCATCGCAGCAATTCTTGTTATCCCATTTATGATTTTAGGCATGATTGTAGCTGCTTTTTTTATCGCAATATAA
- a CDS encoding DUF4166 domain-containing protein, whose amino-acid sequence MSIYKNLLGESYERLHPKLQERYSFQESSVFHAKGVMSEIKGAKKWMYPFMLLLTRWNFIFPESGRDIPFDLVNRVYERPDGIEEVKWERIFFFPKVTRRFHAQMTIDSQRNVVRDYLGEPSLFYSDLIFRVTNQGTLAITSASQKLVMGRIEILLPKVLQGNVEVIEGYDDIKEAYTIHVKISNRLVGDLLSYKGTFRK is encoded by the coding sequence ATGTCTATTTATAAAAATCTACTTGGAGAGTCCTATGAAAGGCTTCATCCAAAACTTCAGGAGAGGTACTCGTTTCAAGAGAGTAGCGTGTTTCATGCCAAGGGAGTAATGAGTGAAATAAAAGGGGCAAAAAAATGGATGTATCCATTCATGTTACTTCTAACAAGATGGAATTTTATATTCCCTGAGAGTGGGCGAGACATTCCTTTTGATTTGGTTAATCGCGTTTATGAGCGCCCTGATGGTATAGAAGAAGTCAAATGGGAACGAATCTTTTTCTTCCCAAAAGTGACAAGGCGGTTTCATGCGCAGATGACAATTGATTCACAAAGAAATGTGGTAAGAGACTATTTAGGGGAGCCTAGTCTATTCTATTCAGATTTGATTTTTAGAGTAACAAACCAAGGTACACTTGCTATTACTTCTGCATCTCAAAAGTTGGTAATGGGAAGAATAGAAATTCTCTTACCAAAAGTATTACAAGGGAATGTAGAAGTAATTGAGGGTTACGATGATATAAAAGAGGCTTACACCATCCATGTAAAAATTAGCAATAGGTTGGTTGGAGATCTACTGTCATACAAAGGAACTTTTCGTAAGTAA